The Planktothrix serta PCC 8927 genome contains the following window.
AAATAATGACGTCCCCAAAAGGGCCCTGATTCTCCAAAGGCTAATTCTAATGCTTTGCTATCCCCATAATAAATTCCCTGCACATCCCGATAAAGTTCGGTTCGCAATCGTGCTAAACTCGCCCAGATGGGTAACGACCGATTTTGTAAATATTCATCAACGTGACTGGCTTCCCACCAAGAAGTTGCGTAAGCTAACCGTTGTCCTGATGCGGTTCTTAACCACACTTGACGGCGAACACGGGGGCCAGGAACCGCTAAAATCTGTTCTGGGGCATTATCCGTGCTCATGCCAACGGCTGACATATCAATCACATCGACCTCTGTGGGTTCCCCCGTTAACAGTTGGAGGTGTCGAGTCGGAGAGCCATCCCCTAACATTAAAATTTGCCAAGGGGGAGAGAGTTGACTGTGAGGCAGTCCTTGCTTAACAATAGCTTCATCTCCCTGCCATCGACACCGAAGACGATGCCAAGCAGTCGGTTGAGTAATAGGTTCGAGTCTTCTAATACTGGCAGTCAAGGGTATGCAACAAAACTTTACGTCAGTTGTCTATGATAGCGCAACAGATGTCAGGTATCAGGTTTCAATTATGGGATTATGAACGATAATTTAAAAGAAGTTACAATTTATACCGATGGGGCCTGTAGTGGCAATCCAGGGCCAGGAGGATATGGCGTCGTGTTAATGTTTGGCCCCCATCGCAAAGAATTATCAGGAGGATATCAACTCACCACAAATAATCGCATGGAATTAATGGCGGCAATTATCGGATTAGAAGCCTTAAAGTTTCCTTGTGCTGTTAATTTATATACAGATTCTCGCTATTTAGTCGATGCGATGACTCAAGGATGGGCGAAGAAATGGCAAAAAAATAATTGGAAACGCAATCAAAAAGATCTAGCTAAAAACCCTGATTTGTGGGAAAGATTACTCAATATCTCTGAACAACATCAAGTTCAATTTATTTGGGTTAGAGGTCATGCGGGAGATGAAGAAAATGAATGTTGCGATCGCTTGGCGGTTAACGCTGCACAACAAACTGATTTACTCCCAGATTTAGGATATTCACAATAATCTGCTTCTTAATCATAATTAAGTCTTACTCCAGTCGTGGGACTTGATTTCATTCAGCTATAATATAAGGGAAAACGATCAAACGACCTTAAGAAACAAGGGAAGTCCCTACCCGTCAACCGTCAACCGTCAAGCCACCAGATTATGAACTTTTTAGAAAGTATCAAAATGGCAACTACAACGCTATTAGCAAATAAAATGCGAAGTAGTTTAACCATGTTAGGAATTATTATTGGCAATGCTTCTGTTATTGCGATGATTGGGATTGGAGAAGGTGCTCAGAGATTTGTTAATAATCAAGTCAGTTCTTTGGGGCCAAATGTTTTATTTGTGTTACCTGGAAGTCCTGAATCTCAGCGTCGTCCGGTGTTTCCTCCTCAAAATTTAGTCTTAGAAGATGCCTTCGCGATCGCAGAACAAGTTCCTTCTGTTGAACAAGTTTCTCCTTCTTTGAATGGCAGTGAATTAATTAATTATCGCAGTAATAATGCTTCAGCTTCTATCGTGGGAACAACACCGGAATATTTATCGGTGCGGAATTTTGATATTGCTAAAGGTCGATTTATTACGGATTTAGACTTAAAGCGCAATCAACAAGTTATCGCATTAGGATCGGAATTAGCTCAACAATTATTTGGAACTGAAGACCCCATTGGTAAATCGGTTCGACTGCGGAATATGAGTTTACAAGTGGTGGGGGTAATGCAGCCTAAAGGCTCCAGTTTGGGCAGTAATGAAGATATGAATGCCTTTGTCCCGTTAACAACAATGGCGAATAGAATTGTGGGAAATAGATCTCCCTATGGAACCCAAGTTACGTTTATTTCGATTGCGATTGATAGTCAAGATAATATGGGCGCGGCTCAATTTCAAATTGAAAATTTACTGCGATTAAGACATAAAATTACCGACGAAGATGATTTTACGGTTAGAAACCAAAAAGATTTAATGAATATCTTGGGAAGTATTGCTGGAGCTTTAACGATTTTATTAGCCGCAACCGCCGCCATTTCTCTATTAGTGGGCGGTATTGGAATTATGAATATTATGTTGGTTTCTGTGAGTGAAAGAACGCAAGAAATCGGTTTGAGAAAAGCGATCGGAGCGACCCAATCAGATATTTTAATTCAGTTTATGATTGAATCTGTGATCCTATCCGCAGCCGGGGGTTTGATTGGTACATTAATTGGTGTGGGTGGTATTTTATTAGTGGGTGCTTTAACGCCGCTAGAAGCGGGAGTTTCTACCGTTGCAATTGTAACAGCCGTTAGCATTTCTGGGGCTATTGGATTATTTTTCGGTGTTGTTCCCGCCAAACAAGCAGCCAAACTTGATCCGATTGTGGCTTTAAGAAGTATTTAATGAGAGGTTTGTTAACCCTCAAAAATCAACCGCCAACCCTCAGCACCTAATTATGAAAACATCAATTTCCGCCCAACCCGAAAATCAAGATTTACAACCTAATCCTGTTATTATTCATTTAGAAAATGTCACCAAAGTTTATGGGATGGGTGATATTCAAGTTCAAGCGTTAAAAGGGGTAACATTAACGGTAGAACAAGGAGAATACTGCTCAATTATGGGTGCTTCGGGTTCGGGAAAATCAACGGCGATGAATATTATCGGTTGTTTGGATCGTCCCTCCGCAGGTTCCTATTATTTGGATGGGGTGAATGTGGCGAAAATGTCGGAGAATAATTTAGCCCGAATTCGCAATATTAAATTAGGGTTTGTCTTCCAACAATTCCATCTTTTACCCCAACTCAGCGCTTTAGAAAATGTAATTTTACCGATGATGTATGCAGGAATTTCGGCATCTGAACGTCGAGAACGAGCTAAGGAAGCCTTAATTCGAGTCGGGTTAGAAAATCGATTAAATAATAAACCGAATCAACTTTCAGGAGGTCAACAACAACGGGTAGCGATCGCCCGTGCTATTGTTAATCGTCCGGTCTTATTATTAGCAGATGAACCCACTGGGGCGTTAGATTCGCAAACCACTCAAGAAGTGATGGATATTTTCACAGAATTAAATTCGACTGGTATGACGGTTGTAATGGTAACTCATGAAGCCGATGTTGCTCGTCAAACTCGTCGCATTGTTTGGTTTAAAGATGGGGAAGTCATACATTCCCATCTCACCCCCAATGATTTACACAGTGCTGTTTTTTAATATTAAGTCTCAAATTTGTTATGGGAGTAAAGGCAAAAAACAAGGGATTTTTTGGAGATTTATTTATTTTTGACTTTTGGTTTTTTTCAAAAGTAATCCTAAGCCTAATCCCGTTAAAGCCAATACTGTACTAGGTTCAGGAACAGGCTTGAATTCCTTTTCAATCGTTGCATAAGCAGCATCCGCTATCAATTTGTGACCTGTCGTTGTCGGATGAAAATCATCCCAGAATAAATATTCATTGGGATTACTACATGGAACTGGTGGAACTTTGGGGTCTGTTTGTGCGGGCAAACAGCGATCAGTAACATTTGTCAACCCATATTTAGAAGGTTTTTTGATCACATCTTTGAACACGTTATTAACATCAAATAGGGCTATATTAGAATTAAACAATGATTGATTTAAGTCTTTAATGCCTTTTTTGAGTAAAGCATTATGATCTTCAACCGTCTCTTGTAAATCACCTGGATTACTACTTCCTAAAGGAGTTTTACTTAAATCGGGTAAATTTCCGATTAAGAAATTTCTCGCACCGACACTATATAAATTGTTGATAGCCAAAGATAAATTATCAACAACTTCCGTCGTATTATCACTACCCGCATAGGTATAATCATTTCCTCCAGCCCAAAGAATATACAAACCATTGGGGTCAGCAGTTTGACCTTGTTGTAATAAGGGTTGAATAAATGCACCTACTTGAGTAGTTACACCTGGTAGTCCAGCAAATTTAGGATCAAAGAGATAAAAAATATTCTCTGTTCCTGAAGTTGCACCTCCAAAGGCATAATTAACACCTTCTGTTGAGGGAATTCCACTTGTATAAGGAGTTGGGTTAAGTCCTAAATCATCTGCTAAATAGTCTGTCCAAATATCGCCATTGGAGAAGCGTCCTGGAGCATAGGGTGGTGGCGGAAATAAGCCACCAGACAGATTAAAAATATTACCAGGATCACTCAGACTATCTCCAAAAATATTAACACTGCTAAATGTTGCGGCTTGGGCAGAATTTACCCCTGTAATTGTAAATGCAATGGTTCCTCCAACGGAAACCACGAATAAGCGACTAACAGTAGAAATATTTATCATAGTAGCCTGCACCTTGGATAGCTTGGTTTGATGTTCAACTTCATATTGTATTCGCTGCTTCCTCAGTAATATCACGGGGGTTTTGTAAAGTTTAGGGAGATTTATTGTAAAACTTCGGTAAATATACAGAGAATTGACTGTTGACTGTTGACTGTATTTTTCCCCCTCTCCCCTGCTCCTCTTCTCCCCCTGCTCCCCTTTCCTAATTTTTCCGGGTATAACGATGTTTAACGCCTAGGGGGAAATATTCGGGATCTCCGGTTAATTTTAGGGTAATTTTAGGAGTTTGATATTCAGGAGGAACATAATTAGCAAATTCGCTATTAAGGCGCTTTAATTGAGTTAAAATAGAATCAGCGATCGCTGCTTTTTTCTCCTCCGTTTCTGCAATACCTGGAGCTAATTCTACAACCACCGATAGAAATCGATTTTGATCTGTATCCTCAATCACAGACATCACAAATTTACCCGTTACCCAATCTTTAATTAAAGGTTGCTCTAAACCGACTGTGACATTTTCAGGATAAATATTAGCCCCAAAATAAGAGATAATAAATTGCGATCGCCCAAATACAAACACAAACGGTAACTGATGAATTCCCCGATTTCCGGTTTTTTGTAATTCTGAAATCGGGTCAAAATCCCATTGTTTTAAAAAATCCAACATCTGCTGAAATTCAATAATTCCTCCTTGATCAGCAATATAATAGCGAATTAACGGAATCCCATTATCACCCGAAAATAATAACGTTCCCGTTGTAGAATCTTCCTCATTTTCCATTTCAAAAAATCGACTGTTGGGGTCATATTGAACTAAAGTCGGTAATCGAGATTCCCCAAATAATTGTTTAGCAATATCTGGATGTTCAGCTAAAAACCGACGAATACAAATACTCAAAGGCGTTTCATTGCCTAAAACTCCCGCATCTGCTGTTCCATATAAGCTTGCTGAATCATAATTTAGTTGAGTTGATCCGACCCTTTCCCCGACTAAACTGCGCCATTCTTCACTAAATACCTCTCCCGCAAACACCAATTTAACTTGATATTTTTGCCATTCCATGCCTTCAGCAATTCCCGTATCAATAACATCCTTAATAAACGGAGGATAGCCTAATAAAACCACCTGTTCAAACTGTTCTCCTAACTCTCGAATCACGCGAAAGATTTCCGGTTTTTGATTTCCAGGAGTAATCACAGTAATTGGATATCCTTTCGTTGCTAAATGACGACAACAAGCCGTTGTATACATTCCGCCAACCCAAGTTCCCAAGGTAAAACAAATAACCGCTAAAGTTCGACGTTGATCCGCTTGAAAGCTATCATAAAAAATCTGTTCAAAACGAGTTGCAATTTGCAATTCATCACTAATAAAACGGGGCCAAAATGTCGGTTTTCCGGTGGAACCTGAAGAAACCGCAATTAAATCACAGGTTTCTAATTGACCGTGACGACACAATTGGGATAGAGAATATTGACGTAAATAATTCTCTTTAGTAATTAAAGGAAGGGTTTGGAAATCTTCGAGGGTTTGAATATCATGAATAGACCGATCATTTGCTGCTAAAAACTGTTGATAGGCGGGAACCGTTGTGACAATCTCTTGAAATAATTGTAAAACAGAAGTAACTCCTCTATCTGTAGAGGGTTGCAATAAATCCGATAAGGGTGTAGATAAAAAACCGTTTAACGCTGAAATTGCGCGTTGGCGTTGTTCGTCTCTGAGTTGACCCATGTTACTGTCCCAATAAATTGCTACTCTCAATTTAGATAGATCTGAGCCGTTCAGCATTACTTTTTTACCCTAACACCGAATGAATCAATTAATTTACCCCGGTATTGTTCTAAGAAACCATTACACCATTGTCCGTGAGTTAGGACATGGGGGTTTTGGACGCACTTATTTAGCTCAAGACCAACATCGGTTTGAGGAACTTTGCGTTTTAAAAGAATTTGCTCCCCAGCTACAAGGGAGTTTCGCCTTAAAAAAATCCCAGGAATTATTTGAACGGGAAGCGCAAATTCTTTATCAATTAAAACATTCTCAAATTCCTCGATTTCGAGAGTTATTTCGAGAAACAATTGATAATAAAGGCTATTTATTTTTTGTACAAGATTATGTTGAGGGTTTAAATTATCGCAGTTTACTGAATCAACGCTTGCGTCAAGGGGTGCAATTTTCAGAAGCAGAAATAATTCAATTATTATTCCAACTTTTACCCGTTTTGGACTATATACACCGCTATGGAGTCATTCATCGGGATATTTCCCCTGAGAATATTATTCAACGTCAATCGGATGGTTTACCTATATTAATTGATTTTGGAGGGGTGAAATTAATTCAAGCGAAAGTCGAATCCGAATTAGCAGCACAACAAGGTCAAAATCCGACCCCCACTTGTTTAGGAAAAGTCGGGTATGCTCCCGATGAACAAATGCGTTTAGGAAGGGTTTATCCTAACAGTGATTTATATGGATTAGCAGCAACAATATTAGTTTTATTAACCGGAAAAGAACCCCAACAATTAATTGATCCGCAAACGTTAATTTGGAATTGGAGAAAATACACGAATTTGAGCCCAGCGTTCGGAGAAATTTTAGATAAAATGTTAGCCTATCGTCAAAGCGATCGC
Protein-coding sequences here:
- a CDS encoding chorismate lyase — encoded protein: MRRLEPITQPTAWHRLRCRWQGDEAIVKQGLPHSQLSPPWQILMLGDGSPTRHLQLLTGEPTEVDVIDMSAVGMSTDNAPEQILAVPGPRVRRQVWLRTASGQRLAYATSWWEASHVDEYLQNRSLPIWASLARLRTELYRDVQGIYYGDSKALELAFGESGPFWGRHYLFWHHGKPLTLIYEVFSPYLTQYLGQTGNG
- the rnhA gene encoding ribonuclease HI; the protein is MNDNLKEVTIYTDGACSGNPGPGGYGVVLMFGPHRKELSGGYQLTTNNRMELMAAIIGLEALKFPCAVNLYTDSRYLVDAMTQGWAKKWQKNNWKRNQKDLAKNPDLWERLLNISEQHQVQFIWVRGHAGDEENECCDRLAVNAAQQTDLLPDLGYSQ
- a CDS encoding ABC transporter permease, whose amino-acid sequence is MNFLESIKMATTTLLANKMRSSLTMLGIIIGNASVIAMIGIGEGAQRFVNNQVSSLGPNVLFVLPGSPESQRRPVFPPQNLVLEDAFAIAEQVPSVEQVSPSLNGSELINYRSNNASASIVGTTPEYLSVRNFDIAKGRFITDLDLKRNQQVIALGSELAQQLFGTEDPIGKSVRLRNMSLQVVGVMQPKGSSLGSNEDMNAFVPLTTMANRIVGNRSPYGTQVTFISIAIDSQDNMGAAQFQIENLLRLRHKITDEDDFTVRNQKDLMNILGSIAGALTILLAATAAISLLVGGIGIMNIMLVSVSERTQEIGLRKAIGATQSDILIQFMIESVILSAAGGLIGTLIGVGGILLVGALTPLEAGVSTVAIVTAVSISGAIGLFFGVVPAKQAAKLDPIVALRSI
- a CDS encoding ABC transporter ATP-binding protein, whose translation is MKTSISAQPENQDLQPNPVIIHLENVTKVYGMGDIQVQALKGVTLTVEQGEYCSIMGASGSGKSTAMNIIGCLDRPSAGSYYLDGVNVAKMSENNLARIRNIKLGFVFQQFHLLPQLSALENVILPMMYAGISASERRERAKEALIRVGLENRLNNKPNQLSGGQQQRVAIARAIVNRPVLLLADEPTGALDSQTTQEVMDIFTELNSTGMTVVMVTHEADVARQTRRIVWFKDGEVIHSHLTPNDLHSAVF
- a CDS encoding PEP-CTERM sorting domain-containing protein, with product MINISTVSRLFVVSVGGTIAFTITGVNSAQAATFSSVNIFGDSLSDPGNIFNLSGGLFPPPPYAPGRFSNGDIWTDYLADDLGLNPTPYTSGIPSTEGVNYAFGGATSGTENIFYLFDPKFAGLPGVTTQVGAFIQPLLQQGQTADPNGLYILWAGGNDYTYAGSDNTTEVVDNLSLAINNLYSVGARNFLIGNLPDLSKTPLGSSNPGDLQETVEDHNALLKKGIKDLNQSLFNSNIALFDVNNVFKDVIKKPSKYGLTNVTDRCLPAQTDPKVPPVPCSNPNEYLFWDDFHPTTTGHKLIADAAYATIEKEFKPVPEPSTVLALTGLGLGLLLKKTKSQK
- a CDS encoding phenylacetate--CoA ligase family protein — encoded protein: MLNGSDLSKLRVAIYWDSNMGQLRDEQRQRAISALNGFLSTPLSDLLQPSTDRGVTSVLQLFQEIVTTVPAYQQFLAANDRSIHDIQTLEDFQTLPLITKENYLRQYSLSQLCRHGQLETCDLIAVSSGSTGKPTFWPRFISDELQIATRFEQIFYDSFQADQRRTLAVICFTLGTWVGGMYTTACCRHLATKGYPITVITPGNQKPEIFRVIRELGEQFEQVVLLGYPPFIKDVIDTGIAEGMEWQKYQVKLVFAGEVFSEEWRSLVGERVGSTQLNYDSASLYGTADAGVLGNETPLSICIRRFLAEHPDIAKQLFGESRLPTLVQYDPNSRFFEMENEEDSTTGTLLFSGDNGIPLIRYYIADQGGIIEFQQMLDFLKQWDFDPISELQKTGNRGIHQLPFVFVFGRSQFIISYFGANIYPENVTVGLEQPLIKDWVTGKFVMSVIEDTDQNRFLSVVVELAPGIAETEEKKAAIADSILTQLKRLNSEFANYVPPEYQTPKITLKLTGDPEYFPLGVKHRYTRKN